Proteins found in one Mycoplasma ovis str. Michigan genomic segment:
- a CDS encoding restriction endonuclease PLD domain-containing protein: MEGQFLCTEICPFLEEWEQELLNDRFRKELNKSDQLEIAVGFGSYKSLKELDILISRKKIKKVCLILGMYYFNGISESLHKFVLEINEKWRKAGIGEIRLVYSCKYHGKIYCFFKNNQIFSAIFGSPNLSFLTEKWDNDSDQKEMAMLINNPKTLNKFPRYLKNLKSKSISENIEILEKYKLDSKKSSHLKDKQTQSKIIYEIFS, from the coding sequence ATGGAAGGCCAATTTCTTTGCACTGAAATTTGTCCCTTCTTAGAGGAATGGGAACAAGAACTACTCAACGATCGTTTTAGAAAAGAACTTAACAAATCAGATCAATTGGAAATTGCTGTAGGCTTTGGTTCTTACAAATCCTTAAAAGAACTAGACATATTAATCTCGAGAAAGAAAATTAAAAAAGTTTGTTTAATTCTGGGAATGTACTACTTTAATGGCATTTCTGAATCATTGCATAAATTTGTTTTAGAAATCAATGAGAAGTGAAGAAAGGCGGGCATAGGAGAAATAAGATTAGTATATTCCTGCAAATACCATGGAAAGATTTATTGTTTTTTCAAGAATAATCAAATTTTTTCAGCAATATTTGGATCTCCGAATCTAAGTTTTTTAACTGAGAAATGAGATAATGACTCAGATCAAAAAGAAATGGCTATGCTTATCAATAATCCAAAAACACTTAACAAGTTTCCAAGATATTTAAAAAACTTAAAGTCAAAAAGCATCTCTGAAAACATAGAAATTCTCGAAAAATACAAATTAGATTCCAAGAAAAGTTCACACTTAAAAGACAAGCAAACACAATCTAAAATAATCTACGAAATTTTTTCTTAG
- a CDS encoding phospholipase D-like domain-containing protein, with translation MFNLKELEESEALRTITFPLIAPSKKEVVNLKELDLSKSPFNACYSKPLVNEKTGKKQSWCDVQLTVEGEDNLPSRKEWFFLVTDDGYWLKACFAGKKIKWLSSFEDSKLLGKWITWRLAYECELVDGFDYVYEDQRRSGIITKEVLEWYGGDQVFLKKTNITKKDNQGIERDVWLISFPFKV, from the coding sequence ATGTTCAACCTTAAAGAATTAGAAGAATCCGAAGCACTTCGAACGATTACTTTTCCATTAATTGCCCCCTCAAAGAAAGAAGTTGTAAATCTAAAAGAACTAGATCTATCCAAATCTCCTTTCAATGCTTGTTACAGCAAACCTTTAGTTAATGAAAAAACTGGAAAAAAACAGAGTTGATGTGATGTACAACTAACCGTCGAAGGAGAAGATAATTTGCCCTCTAGAAAAGAATGATTTTTTTTAGTTACAGATGATGGATATTGGCTAAAGGCATGTTTCGCAGGTAAGAAAATTAAATGATTAAGTTCTTTTGAAGATTCAAAACTGTTAGGAAAATGAATTACATGAAGGTTAGCTTATGAGTGTGAATTAGTAGATGGTTTTGATTATGTTTACGAAGATCAAAGAAGATCAGGAATAATTACTAAAGAGGTTTTGGAATGATATGGAGGAGATCAAGTATTTTTAAAGAAAACAAATATTACTAAAAAAGATAATCAAGGAATTGAAAGAGATGTATGATTAATTTCTTTTCCTTTCAAGGTTTAA
- a CDS encoding type 2 periplasmic-binding domain-containing protein gives MSDKLGKLYSPVVSKFFKNSPQLAEYGVPYFISYFAFAYRGKKEWGENGSLTTASTTSSDSSSTSTTQKPMSWNELIEKISKDSRFKSDDKPKLGMVEDELTLFSLSKLSSKNDSSQIEKLFEKEIKQSEDDFYNQYMKINEAGINKTGLGERPLFFSPDSVVLSEELSSGDLEGIFFYNGDALYAHQLLKEEKSKNTEETTSQEIHIVPLSPALWFLDSIVISSKSSPSKEARIYEFLEKLSFKNFDKLSELDRQEELGGDSEDKEEGDKERPQWLLGNFMEIGYTPVLQDFNKWIKGEKPPKSPPEPPEGEGDFYKKEKEFLYGNPDIEKCLAQQPPNNGQQCSIVFEGGLNDSQNLNLALAFERWKNNF, from the coding sequence ATTAGTGATAAATTAGGAAAACTTTATTCCCCTGTTGTTTCCAAATTTTTTAAAAATTCTCCTCAATTAGCGGAATATGGAGTTCCTTATTTCATAAGTTATTTTGCATTTGCCTATAGAGGTAAAAAAGAATGGGGAGAAAATGGAAGTTTAACAACAGCTTCAACAACTAGCTCTGATTCAAGTTCCACATCAACAACTCAAAAGCCAATGAGTTGGAATGAGCTTATAGAAAAAATATCTAAAGATAGTAGATTTAAGTCTGATGATAAGCCTAAATTAGGAATGGTAGAGGATGAGTTAACTTTATTTTCGTTATCTAAATTAAGTAGTAAAAATGATTCTTCTCAAATAGAGAAATTATTTGAAAAAGAAATCAAACAATCTGAAGATGACTTTTACAACCAATATATGAAGATAAATGAAGCAGGTATTAATAAGACAGGATTGGGAGAAAGACCTTTATTTTTTAGTCCTGATTCGGTTGTATTATCTGAGGAGCTTAGTTCAGGAGACCTAGAAGGTATTTTCTTTTACAATGGAGATGCTCTATATGCGCATCAATTGTTAAAAGAGGAAAAATCAAAAAATACAGAAGAAACTACTAGTCAAGAAATTCATATTGTTCCTTTATCGCCAGCCCTTTGATTCTTAGATAGTATTGTTATTTCTTCAAAATCCAGTCCTTCAAAAGAAGCCAGAATCTATGAGTTTTTAGAAAAGTTGTCTTTTAAAAACTTTGATAAATTATCAGAATTGGATAGACAAGAAGAATTAGGTGGAGATAGTGAAGATAAAGAAGAGGGAGACAAAGAAAGACCCCAATGATTACTTGGTAACTTTATGGAAATTGGTTACACCCCTGTTCTTCAAGATTTCAATAAATGAATTAAAGGGGAAAAACCTCCTAAAAGTCCCCCAGAACCTCCAGAAGGAGAAGGTGATTTTTACAAAAAAGAAAAAGAATTCTTATACGGTAATCCGGATATAGAGAAGTGTTTGGCACAACAACCGCCAAATAATGGCCAACAGTGTTCTATAGTTTTTGAAGGAGGTTTAAATGATTCTCAGAATTTAAATCTTGCTTTGGCTTTTGAGAGATGAAAGAATAATTTTTAG
- a CDS encoding restriction endonuclease PLD domain-containing protein produces MENKLFLTNVCSFLEGWEQELLNYRFREELNKSDQIEIAVGFCSHKSLRELDALIFQKRIKRVCLILGMYYLNGIPESLHKLALEINERWMRAGIGEIRLVHSCKYHGKLYCFFKNNQIFSAIFGSPNLSFLTETWFNNQDQHEMAFITNNPIKIEKFPRYLKYLKSKNISENIEILERYKSHWEEESYFQDEKKQSKIVYKKFL; encoded by the coding sequence ATGGAAAATAAGCTTTTTCTCACTAATGTCTGTTCCTTTTTGGAGGGATGAGAACAAGAATTACTCAATTATCGCTTTAGGGAAGAACTTAACAAGTCTGATCAAATAGAGATTGCAGTGGGATTTTGTTCCCACAAATCATTAAGGGAATTAGATGCATTGATTTTTCAAAAGAGAATTAAAAGAGTTTGTTTGATTCTAGGCATGTATTACTTGAATGGAATTCCTGAATCTTTGCATAAATTGGCTTTAGAAATTAATGAGAGGTGAATGAGAGCTGGAATAGGAGAGATAAGATTGGTACATTCTTGTAAATACCATGGAAAACTTTACTGTTTTTTCAAGAATAATCAAATTTTTTCAGCAATATTTGGATCTCCGAATTTAAGCTTTTTAACTGAGACATGATTTAATAATCAAGATCAGCATGAAATGGCTTTTATCACAAACAATCCAATAAAAATTGAGAAGTTTCCAAGATATTTAAAATATCTAAAGTCTAAAAACATCTCTGAAAACATAGAAATTCTCGAAAGATACAAATCACATTGGGAAGAAGAATCTTATTTCCAAGATGAGAAAAAACAATCTAAAATAGTCTACAAAAAATTCTTGTAG
- a CDS encoding phospholipase D-like domain-containing protein produces MLYLKELEDAEALRTITLPLIVPSEKEVLNSKELDLSKSPLNACYSKPLVNKKTGKKQSWFDVQLTVEGEDNLPSRKEWFYLVTDSGYLFKACFSGRKIKWLSSFENSRLIGKWIKGRLAGCELVDGFNYVCEDQKKSGIITKEVLEWYGGDRVILKKTNITEKDKQGFERDVWLISFPLQA; encoded by the coding sequence ATGTTATACCTCAAAGAATTAGAGGATGCCGAAGCACTTCGAACCATTACCTTACCATTAATTGTTCCATCAGAGAAAGAAGTTTTAAATTCAAAAGAATTAGATCTATCAAAATCACCACTAAATGCCTGTTATAGTAAGCCCTTAGTTAATAAAAAAACTGGAAAAAAGCAAAGTTGATTTGATGTACAACTAACTGTTGAAGGAGAAGATAATTTACCTTCTAGAAAAGAATGGTTTTATTTAGTTACAGATAGTGGATATTTATTTAAGGCTTGTTTTTCCGGAAGAAAGATAAAGTGGTTGAGTTCTTTTGAAAATTCAAGACTGATAGGCAAGTGAATAAAGGGAAGGCTAGCTGGGTGTGAATTAGTAGATGGTTTTAATTATGTCTGCGAAGATCAAAAAAAATCAGGAATAATTACTAAAGAGGTTTTGGAATGATATGGGGGAGATCGAGTGATTTTAAAGAAAACAAATATAACTGAAAAAGATAAGCAAGGGTTTGAAAGGGATGTATGGTTAATATCTTTTCCTTTGCAGGCTTAA
- a CDS encoding restriction endonuclease PLD domain-containing protein, producing the protein MGEKVLVTNICPALEETDQELINDRFREELKKSDRLEISVGFGSNKSLKELEELIFQMNIKKVCVILGMYYFDGIPKALHKLALEINEKWLKAGIGEIRLVHAWKYHVKLYCFFKNNQIFSAIFGSPNLSFLTERPVNDKAQKEMAVLINDPKKLKNFSKYLAYLKSKKISENIEILEKYKLKTKLKRRKNLKRHEKFLK; encoded by the coding sequence ATGGGAGAAAAAGTTCTTGTTACTAATATTTGTCCTGCATTAGAGGAAACAGATCAAGAACTAATTAATGATCGTTTCAGGGAAGAACTTAAGAAATCAGATAGATTAGAGATCTCTGTGGGCTTTGGCTCCAACAAATCTTTAAAAGAGTTGGAAGAATTGATTTTTCAAATGAATATTAAAAAAGTATGTGTGATTCTAGGAATGTATTACTTTGATGGAATTCCTAAAGCATTGCATAAATTGGCTTTAGAAATTAATGAAAAGTGATTGAAGGCTGGAATCGGGGAAATAAGATTGGTACATGCTTGAAAATACCATGTAAAACTTTATTGTTTTTTCAAAAATAATCAAATTTTCTCAGCAATATTCGGGTCTCCTAATTTAAGTTTTTTAACTGAGAGGCCAGTTAATGATAAGGCTCAGAAAGAAATGGCTGTACTTATAAATGATCCAAAAAAACTCAAAAATTTTTCAAAATATTTAGCATACTTAAAGTCAAAAAAAATCTCTGAAAATATAGAAATTCTCGAAAAATATAAATTGAAGACAAAATTAAAAAGAAGAAAAAATCTAAAAAGACACGAAAAATTTCTAAAATAA
- a CDS encoding phospholipase D-like domain-containing protein, whose translation MTLYLEELEEAEALRMITLPLIVPSEKEVLNSKELDLSKSPLNACYSKPLVNEKTGKKQSWFDVKLTVKGEDNLPSRKEWFYLATDSGYLFRACFAGKKVKWLSCFEDSEIIGTWIKGKLADEWELVSSFDYVEEDRDKEGIITKEMLEEYGGDQIFLKKTNITEKDNKGIERDVWLISFPFKL comes from the coding sequence ATGACGTTATATCTTGAAGAACTAGAAGAAGCCGAAGCTCTTAGAATGATTACTTTACCTTTGATTGTTCCTTCAGAAAAGGAAGTTTTAAATTCCAAAGAACTAGATCTATCTAAATCACCTCTTAATGCTTGTTATAGTAAGCCTTTAGTTAATGAAAAAACAGGAAAAAAACAAAGTTGATTTGATGTAAAATTAACCGTTAAAGGCGAAGATAATTTGCCTTCGAGGAAAGAATGGTTTTATTTAGCAACAGATAGTGGATATTTGTTCAGGGCGTGTTTTGCAGGTAAGAAGGTTAAATGGTTAAGTTGCTTTGAAGATTCAGAGATTATAGGTACATGAATAAAAGGTAAGTTAGCTGATGAATGGGAATTAGTGAGTAGTTTTGATTATGTGGAAGAAGATCGGGACAAAGAAGGGATAATTACTAAAGAGATGTTAGAGGAGTATGGGGGAGATCAAATATTTTTAAAGAAAACAAACATAACTGAAAAGGACAATAAAGGTATTGAAAGGGATGTATGATTAATTTCTTTTCCTTTCAAACTTTAA
- a CDS encoding restriction endonuclease PLD domain-containing protein, which translates to MEDQFLFTNIYPLLEELEQELLNDRFREELNKSDQIEIVVGFCSHKSLRELDALIFQKKIKRVCLILGMYYFNGIPESLHDLVLEINEKWRKAGIGEIRLVHAWKYHVKLYCFFKNNQIFSAIYGSPNLSFLFNREVI; encoded by the coding sequence ATGGAGGACCAATTTCTTTTCACCAATATTTACCCCCTATTAGAAGAATTAGAACAGGAACTACTCAATGATCGATTTCGGGAAGAACTTAACAAGTCTGATCAAATAGAGATTGTTGTAGGTTTTTGCTCCCACAAATCTTTAAGAGAATTAGATGCATTGATTTTTCAGAAGAAAATTAAAAGAGTTTGTTTAATACTAGGAATGTATTACTTTAATGGAATTCCCGAATCATTGCATGATTTGGTTTTAGAGATTAATGAGAAGTGAAGAAAGGCAGGAATAGGAGAAATAAGATTAGTACATGCTTGAAAATACCATGTAAAACTCTATTGTTTTTTCAAAAATAATCAAATTTTCTCAGCAATCTACGGATCTCCGAATTTAAGTTTTTTATTTAACCGAGAAGTGATTTAG
- a CDS encoding type 2 periplasmic-binding domain-containing protein, whose protein sequence is MGLAKFFLIPSSGVLAIPISLMSLNTEIDDEIVLATYQSYINSDIADQAFNDYSLKTIYFETDKEVFNGFASGAFDLAILSSSTLEEAISKNLAKKIDWRKFSSIKGQLGENGGGNGQEKINEKLGKLYSPVVNKFFKNAPELAEYGVPYFISYFAFAYRGKPLEENGSTVTTVSHTSSTTSETSPKTPMTWHDLMQKISKDKRFHSKDGEPKLGMVEDELTLFSLSKLSGKNTEKEKVEELFKKEEKTSEDDFYRQYMQINEAGINKKILGERPLFFSPDSVVLSTALSSGDLEGIFFYNGDALYAHQLLEEEKEEKDSEDEREINVVPLSPALWFLDSIVISSKSSPAKEARIYKFLEKLSFEHFDQLSSLNREKELGEENDDQVEEENRPEWLLDNFKEIGYTPVLQDFNKWIKGERASPPVPAPSGGNGYFYKKEKEFLYGEPDMEKCLEQQKRKKQLMVKIVLLFLREV, encoded by the coding sequence ATGGGGCTAGCAAAATTCTTCTTAATCCCTTCTTCGGGGGTACTGGCGATACCAATATCTTTAATGTCGCTAAATACCGAGATCGATGATGAGATAGTATTGGCAACTTATCAGTCCTACATCAATTCTGATATAGCCGATCAAGCTTTTAATGATTATTCATTAAAAACAATCTACTTTGAAACCGATAAAGAAGTTTTCAATGGTTTTGCTTCCGGAGCTTTTGATTTGGCCATCTTAAGCTCTTCTACATTGGAGGAGGCTATTTCCAAAAATTTAGCCAAAAAGATTGATTGAAGAAAATTTAGTTCTATTAAAGGCCAATTAGGAGAAAATGGAGGGGGCAATGGACAAGAAAAAATTAATGAGAAATTAGGAAAACTTTATTCGCCAGTTGTTAATAAGTTCTTTAAAAATGCCCCTGAATTGGCGGAATATGGAGTTCCTTATTTCATAAGCTATTTTGCTTTCGCATATAGAGGAAAACCTTTAGAAGAAAATGGTTCGACTGTAACTACAGTTTCGCACACATCCTCAACCACTTCCGAGACTTCACCAAAAACTCCTATGACTTGACATGATTTGATGCAAAAAATCTCCAAAGATAAACGTTTTCACTCAAAAGATGGTGAGCCGAAACTAGGGATGGTAGAAGATGAGTTAACTTTATTTTCGTTATCTAAGTTAAGTGGTAAAAATACAGAAAAGGAAAAAGTAGAGGAATTATTTAAAAAGGAGGAAAAGACATCTGAAGATGATTTTTACAGGCAATATATGCAAATAAATGAAGCGGGAATTAACAAAAAAATTTTGGGAGAAAGACCTTTGTTTTTTAGTCCTGACTCAGTTGTATTATCTACTGCCTTAAGTTCTGGAGATCTAGAGGGTATTTTCTTCTACAATGGTGATGCTTTATATGCCCACCAATTGCTAGAAGAAGAAAAGGAAGAAAAAGATTCAGAAGATGAGCGGGAGATTAACGTTGTACCACTGTCTCCTGCACTTTGGTTTCTAGATAGTATTGTTATTTCTTCAAAATCAAGTCCTGCAAAGGAAGCCAGAATTTATAAATTTTTGGAAAAGTTATCTTTTGAGCATTTTGACCAATTATCAAGCTTAAATAGAGAAAAAGAGTTAGGGGAAGAAAATGATGATCAGGTAGAAGAAGAGAATAGGCCAGAATGATTATTGGATAACTTTAAGGAAATTGGTTACACCCCGGTTCTCCAAGATTTCAATAAATGAATTAAAGGAGAACGAGCCAGTCCTCCGGTACCAGCACCTTCAGGAGGTAATGGTTATTTTTACAAAAAAGAAAAAGAATTTCTTTATGGTGAACCAGATATGGAAAAATGTTTAGAGCAACAAAAACGCAAGAAACAACTAATGGTAAAAATTGTTTTGTTATTTTTGAGAGAGGTTTAA
- a CDS encoding phospholipase D-like domain-containing protein: protein MLCLKDLEEAEDLRTITFPLIVPSRQEVLNFPELDLSKSSLNACYSKPLFNKRTGKRQSWFDVKLTVKGEENLPSREEWFYLVTDSGYLCKACFAGKKNKWLNTFEDSRCIGHWIKGDLAGCEIVRGFDYVCQDPKRKGVVTKEDLEVLGGDQVVLKKTSITKKDNQGIERDVWFISLPLNFDI, encoded by the coding sequence ATGTTGTGCCTTAAAGACTTAGAGGAAGCTGAGGATCTTCGAACGATTACCTTTCCATTAATTGTTCCTTCAAGGCAAGAAGTTTTAAATTTTCCAGAGTTAGATCTATCTAAGTCATCTCTTAATGCTTGTTATAGCAAGCCTTTGTTTAATAAGAGAACTGGAAAGAGACAAAGTTGATTTGATGTAAAGTTAACCGTTAAGGGAGAGGAAAATCTTCCTTCTAGAGAAGAATGGTTTTATTTAGTTACAGACAGTGGATATTTATGTAAGGCTTGTTTTGCTGGCAAAAAAAATAAGTGATTGAACACTTTTGAAGATTCAAGGTGTATAGGTCATTGAATAAAAGGAGATTTGGCTGGTTGTGAGATAGTGAGGGGCTTTGATTATGTTTGCCAAGATCCCAAAAGAAAAGGAGTAGTTACCAAAGAAGACTTGGAAGTTTTGGGAGGAGATCAAGTAGTTTTGAAGAAAACAAGCATTACTAAAAAAGACAATCAAGGCATTGAAAGAGATGTGTGATTCATTTCTTTACCTCTGAATTTTGACATATAA
- a CDS encoding restriction endonuclease PLD domain-containing protein translates to MNKLEKFIGIKCNFWCWLFGSLKSFHLSHKDVIEVEEKFLGTNICPLLEWGEQESLNDCFRRELNKSDRLEIAVGFCSYRSLKELEKLVLQGNIRNVCVILGMYYFDGLLSSLYELVLEINERWSKLGIGEIRLVHSCKYHGKLYCFYRKNRIVSAIIGSPNLSFLVERQVYPSQHEIALLTNNLRTLKKFAKYLEYLKSRRISENIEILEKYKSHVEKDPDLGGEQRQSKIIYKIFSP, encoded by the coding sequence ATGAATAAATTAGAAAAATTTATTGGAATTAAATGTAATTTTTGGTGCTGACTCTTTGGTTCTTTAAAGAGCTTTCACCTCTCCCATAAAGATGTAATTGAAGTTGAGGAAAAGTTTCTGGGAACTAATATTTGTCCTCTGTTAGAATGGGGAGAACAAGAATCACTAAATGATTGTTTTAGGAGAGAACTTAATAAGTCTGATAGATTGGAAATTGCTGTGGGATTTTGTTCCTATAGATCATTAAAAGAATTAGAAAAATTGGTTTTACAGGGAAATATTAGAAATGTTTGTGTAATCCTAGGTATGTACTACTTTGATGGATTGCTTAGTTCATTATATGAATTGGTTTTAGAAATTAATGAAAGATGAAGCAAGTTAGGAATAGGGGAAATAAGATTGGTACATTCTTGCAAATACCATGGAAAACTTTATTGTTTTTACCGAAAAAATAGAATTGTTTCAGCCATAATAGGCTCTCCAAACTTAAGTTTTTTAGTTGAGAGGCAAGTTTACCCATCCCAACATGAAATAGCCTTACTAACAAATAATCTAAGAACACTAAAAAAGTTTGCAAAATATTTAGAGTATTTGAAATCTAGAAGAATCTCTGAAAATATAGAAATACTAGAAAAATACAAATCACATGTAGAAAAAGACCCCGATTTAGGGGGAGAACAAAGACAATCTAAAATTATTTACAAAATTTTTTCTCCTTAG
- a CDS encoding phospholipase D-like domain-containing protein produces MLCLKDLKDSISLRTITLPLIVPSEEEVLNSKELDLSKSPLNACYSKPLINKRTGKKQSWFDVRLTVEGEDNLPSRKEWFFLVTDHGYLFKACFAGRKIKWLSSFENSRLIGKWIKGRLAQCEIVNRFDYVDEDPRKRGVITKEDLDDYGGNQVILKKTTITEKDKQGIERDVWLISFPFKL; encoded by the coding sequence ATGTTGTGTCTTAAAGATTTAAAAGACTCCATATCTCTCCGCACTATTACTTTGCCTTTGATTGTTCCTTCGGAGGAAGAAGTTTTAAATTCAAAAGAATTAGATTTATCTAAATCACCTCTGAATGCTTGTTATAGTAAGCCTTTGATTAATAAGAGAACTGGAAAAAAGCAAAGTTGATTTGATGTAAGGCTAACCGTTGAAGGTGAAGATAATCTTCCTTCTAGAAAAGAATGGTTCTTTTTAGTTACAGATCATGGATATTTATTTAAGGCTTGTTTTGCGGGGAGAAAAATTAAATGATTAAGTTCTTTTGAAAATTCAAGACTTATAGGTAAGTGAATAAAGGGGAGGCTAGCTCAATGTGAAATTGTGAACCGTTTTGATTATGTAGATGAAGATCCTAGAAAAAGAGGAGTAATTACTAAAGAAGATTTGGACGATTACGGAGGAAATCAAGTAATTTTAAAGAAAACGACTATAACTGAGAAGGATAAACAAGGGATTGAAAGGGATGTGTGATTAATTTCTTTTCCTTTCAAACTTTAG
- a CDS encoding restriction endonuclease PLD domain-containing protein, whose protein sequence is MNKLEKFIGIKCNFWCWLFGSLKSFHLSHKDVIEVEEKFLGTNICPLLELGEQESLNDCFRRKLNKSDRLEIAAGFCSRRSLKELERLVLQVNIRNVCVILGMYYFDGWSQSLHKLALEINDRWRKWGIGEIRLVHSCKYHGKLYCFYRNNKISSAIIGSPNLSFLIEKQFEPAQHEIALLTKNPRTLKNFSKYFEFLKSKRISENIEILEKYKSHLEEDRRFNTEQKQFKIIYKKFL, encoded by the coding sequence ATGAATAAATTAGAAAAATTTATTGGAATTAAATGTAATTTTTGGTGCTGACTCTTTGGTTCTTTAAAGAGCTTTCACCTCTCCCATAAAGATGTAATTGAAGTTGAGGAAAAGTTTCTGGGAACTAATATTTGTCCTCTGTTAGAATTGGGAGAACAAGAATCACTAAATGATTGTTTTAGGAGAAAACTTAATAAGTCTGATAGATTGGAAATTGCTGCGGGCTTTTGCTCCCGCAGATCATTAAAAGAATTGGAAAGATTGGTTTTGCAGGTGAATATTAGAAATGTTTGTGTAATTCTGGGTATGTACTATTTTGACGGATGGAGTCAGTCATTACACAAATTAGCCTTGGAAATTAATGATAGGTGAAGAAAGTGAGGAATAGGGGAAATAAGATTAGTACATTCTTGCAAATACCATGGAAAACTTTATTGTTTTTACCGAAACAATAAAATTTCCTCAGCTATAATTGGTTCTCCAAATTTAAGCTTCTTAATTGAAAAACAATTTGAACCAGCCCAACATGAAATAGCCTTACTCACAAAGAATCCCAGAACGCTTAAAAATTTTTCAAAGTATTTCGAATTTTTGAAGTCTAAAAGAATCTCTGAAAATATAGAAATTCTCGAAAAATATAAATCACATTTAGAGGAAGACCGACGATTCAACACTGAACAAAAACAATTTAAAATAATCTACAAAAAATTTTTGTAG
- a CDS encoding phospholipase D-like domain-containing protein, whose translation MLYLKELEDSEALRTITLPLIVPTEKEVLDSKELDLSKSPLNACYSKPLVNEKTGKKQSWFDVRLTVEGENNLPSRKEWFYLVTDHGYAFKACFAGRKVKWLSSFENSRLIGKWLKGIFIDCEIVRHFDYVDEDPRKTGIITKEDLEEYGGDQVVLKKTTITEKDNQGIERDVWLISFPFKL comes from the coding sequence ATGTTATACCTTAAAGAATTAGAAGATTCAGAAGCCCTTAGAACTATTACCCTTCCTTTAATTGTTCCAACAGAGAAAGAAGTCTTGGATTCAAAAGAACTAGATCTATCTAAATCACCATTGAATGCCTGTTATAGTAAACCTTTGGTGAATGAAAAAACTGGAAAAAAGCAAAGTTGATTTGATGTAAGGTTAACTGTTGAAGGTGAAAATAATTTACCTTCTAGAAAAGAATGGTTTTATTTAGTTACAGATCATGGATATGCGTTTAAAGCTTGTTTTGCGGGAAGAAAAGTTAAGTGATTAAGTTCTTTTGAAAACTCAAGACTTATAGGTAAATGACTTAAAGGAATATTTATTGATTGTGAAATAGTGCGTCATTTTGATTATGTAGATGAAGATCCCAGAAAAACAGGAATAATTACTAAAGAAGACTTGGAAGAATATGGAGGAGATCAAGTAGTTTTAAAGAAAACTACTATAACTGAAAAAGATAATCAAGGGATTGAAAGAGATGTGTGATTAATTTCTTTTCCTTTCAAGCTTTAA
- a CDS encoding phospholipase D-like domain-containing protein translates to MLLKDLKEAEALRTITLPLIVPSEKEVLDSKELDLSWSALNACYSKPLVNEKTGRIQSWYDVQIIIEGEDNLPSRKEWFYLVTDCGFLCKACFAGKKVKWLSTFEDSEIIGGWIKSKLADEFELIDGFDYVYQDQRKWGVITKEVLEDYGGKQIILKKTNITKKDKKGIERDVWFISFPYKL, encoded by the coding sequence ATGTTGCTTAAAGACTTAAAAGAAGCCGAAGCTCTTCGAACAATTACCTTACCTTTAATTGTTCCTTCAGAGAAAGAAGTTTTAGATTCGAAAGAACTGGATTTATCTTGATCAGCACTCAATGCCTGTTATAGCAAGCCTTTGGTGAATGAAAAAACTGGAAGAATACAAAGTTGATACGATGTACAAATAATTATTGAAGGAGAAGATAATTTGCCTTCTAGAAAAGAATGATTTTATTTAGTTACAGATTGTGGATTTTTATGTAAGGCATGTTTTGCAGGTAAGAAAGTTAAATGGTTGAGTACTTTTGAAGATTCAGAAATTATAGGTGGTTGAATAAAAAGTAAGTTGGCTGATGAGTTTGAATTAATAGATGGTTTTGATTATGTTTACCAAGATCAGAGAAAGTGAGGAGTAATTACTAAAGAGGTTTTGGAAGATTATGGGGGAAAACAAATAATTTTAAAGAAAACAAATATAACCAAAAAAGATAAGAAAGGTATTGAAAGGGATGTATGATTTATATCTTTTCCTTACAAGCTTTAA